Sequence from the Parafrankia discariae genome:
CGATGCCAGCGCTCGCGCCGGTCACCAGGGCGGTCTGTCCGTCGAGCGTGCTGGGTGTCGTCATCGCGTGACCCTCTCGCTGCAAATTGGGTGGGCTCGCCCATTCCTATCACACATTCTGGGTGGTGCCGCCCAATCTGAGCTATGATCGGGTCATGGCGGACGTGTACGGGCAGCGGCGTCTGACCGCCAAGGGCCAGGCCACGCGGGACCGGATCGTGGCGGTCGCGACTGACCTGATCGCGCGGCAGGGAGTGGCCGGGACCAACACCGACCAGGTGCGGCGGGTCGCCGGGGTCAGCGGGTCACAGCTACACCACTACTTCGGCACCAAACAGGCCCTCATCCGCGCTGTGATCACCCGGCAGGCCGACGCGGTCGGCGAGCACGGTGGCCTACCCCAGATCGGCGCCCTGGACAGCTTCGACGCCCTCCAGGCCTGGGCCGACGCCGCGATCGCCCGGCAGAGCGAAAACGACGGACGCGGTGACTGCACCCTCGGCACCCTCGCCGCAGAGCTCAGCATCAGCGACGAACAGTCCCGCGCCACCCTCTGCGACGGATTCCTCCGATGGAAAGACCTGCTCCACAACGGCCTCCAGCGCATGCAGACACGCGGCGAACTACGCCCCGACGCCGACATCGAGCAACTCGCCTACGCCCTGCTCGCCGCCCTACAAGGCGGAACACTGCTCGCCCAAACACTGCGTGACACCATCCCTCTGCAATCCGCGATGAACGCCGCCCTCGCCTACATCCGCTCCCACGCGAATACCTGAGCCTGGATGCACCGTCCGATATGTCAGGCATAGTGACGCTCGCAGGGCAGACCGGCTGAGAATCGGCCAGGTCCGGCGCGGTTGATGCGGATCTCGTGGCGTCGGGCGCCCTCCGCTACCGTGCTGGAGTCCGATGGGCGCTGGTTGACTCTTGGCGATGACAGCGTCGAGCTACTTGACCGGTTGAGCCGACTGCGCCGAGCTCAGGTCGGCGCGGTCCGGGCCCCCCCAAGCCGCTGCTGCTGCTGTGGCTGTTCGGTCGGTTCGGGTGTCGAGAACGTGGCGCCGGCTCCGTCCCAGGGACATGAGCGGCCACGAGGGTCGCGCGACACGGGAGGAAGTCATGACGATCCACCGGATGGATCACGCCGGCGTTGTGGTCGAGGATCTCCCGGCTGCCATCGCGTTCTTCGTCGAACTGGGCCTGGAACTGGAGGGCGAGACAGCAGTCGAGGGTGAATGGGTGGACCAGCTCGTCGGGCTGGAAGGCGTCCGAGCGGACATGGCCGTCGTGCGGACCCCGGACGGCCACGGCCGGGTCGAGCTGTCGACGTTCCATTCGCCGGTGGCCACCAGCACCGCGCCGAGGGCGCCGCTGAACACCCCGGGCATCCCTCGCCTGACGTTCGTCGTCGACGCCGTTGACGACGTCCTCGCCCGCCTGCGCGCCCACGGCGCCGAACTCGTGGGTGAGGTGGCGCAGTACGAGGATTACTGCCGGTACTGCTACGTCCGCGGCCCCGAGGGCATCATCATCGGGCTGGTCGAGGAGCTCGACTGAAGCGACACGATTCTCCTACGTCGCGGAGGAGATCACCAACCAGTACCAGCCATACGGGAAAGGACCGCTGCCATGGCCGTCGCTGATGACCTCGACCGCGCGACCGACTCGCCGAGCCACTTCTCATCGATCTTTCCGGTCCGCGACAGATCAGCGACATTCCTTTTGAAGAACTGTCATCTCTTTTGAGAACCTACAAAAAGCTCAGTTGACTGGCAGGGTGCCGATATCCGAACCCTGCGATATTCGACGATCTTGGTGTTGCGTGACGCCGGCATCGGGTCTCGTCTCCTGGAGCCCGCCGGTCCGGAGCGAGCTGTCGCGGGCGCGGCGTGACCATCTTCCTGACTGCACACCAGCTGGCCAGGGCGGAGCGGCTGTGCGACCGGGTCTCCATCCTGACACCATGCTGCGCCTGATCGGCCCGCCGGCGGAGTTGCGCACCCAGCCGTTCGCCCGCACGCTAGAGCATCCGCACCGCGCCGCCTGACCCGGACTTCATCGGTGTCGGCGGATGGCACCGCGATCTGTCCGGCGCCTCCTGCTGACCCGGCGGGTGGGCGGGTTGGCGCTCGACTTTGTTGTCATGTCCGGTCGTGCCCAACTGGGTGAGATCGTCCGGCGGGTGCGGAATGGACGGCTGTGGACGAGCATCGGCAGCATCGCAACTCTCGACGATGCCGTCGCGGCCTTCGGTCCGACCGAGCGGATCGGCGGGCAGACGATCATCCGCGTTCGTCCGTGAGCGATACGCGTTCACCACTGCGCCCAAGACAAATGACCGAGGAGTCAGTTACCCATGAAGGCGATCGTCGTGACGGACCAGGCTGCGGGAACGGCCGGGATGAGGCTGGTGGAGCGGCCCGAGCCGTCGGCAGCGATAAACGACGTCGTCGTTGAGGTTCATGCGTCGGGATTCGTCCCGACTGAGATGGCGTGGCCCTCGACCTGGACCGATCGCGTCGACCGTGACCGAACACCGTCGATCCCCGGGCATGAGCTGGCCGGAGTGGTCACCGCCCTCGGCTATGGCACGACGGGGCTGTCGGTGGGACAGCGGGTGTTCGGCCTCTCGGACTGGCACCGCGACGGCACCCTGGCGCAGTATGTGGCCGTCGAGGCACGCAACCTCGCACCGCTCCCGGGCGACATCGACTTCACGGTGGGCGCGAGCTTGCCGATTTCGGGGCTGACCGCGTGGCAGGGGCTGTTCGAGCACGGCCGCCTTCAGGCGGGGCAGAGCGTGCTCGTGCATGGCGCGGCCGGCGCAGTCGGGACGATGGTGACGCAGCTCGCGCGCGAGTTCGGTGCGTACGTCATCGGCACCGGACGCGCCGCCGACCGGCAGAAGGCGCTCGACTTCGGCGCGCAGGAATTCGTCGACCTTGAGAACGACGCGCTGGAAGACGTAGGCGGAGTCGATCTGGTCTTCGATGTCATCGGCGGCGACATCCAGAAGTGGTCCGCGGGTCTGGTTCGAGCCGGGGGAACGCTGGTGTCCGTCGTCGGACCGCCCGAGGCGCGGCCCGCCGACGGCCTGGCGGTCGACTTCGTTGTCGAGTCCGATCGCGCTCAACTGGGTGAGGTCGTGCAGCGGGTGCGCGACGGACGGCTGCGAACGAACATCGGCAACGTCGCGACCATCGATAATGCCGTAGCCGCCCTCAGTCCGACCGAGCGACGCAAGGGAAAGACGATCATCAACCTTCGTCCGTGAGGACTTCGGGGACAGCGACCGGTCCTGCCCTCCTCATGGATCAGCGTCAGCCGCGTGGCCAGGCGGCAAGGGGCCGATTGGTCCGCCACTCGAAGGGCAGATGGGCAATCTATCGCAACGGGTGACCGCGGCGATACTTACGTTGTCTACGGTCACCACCTCGTCCGGAACTGAGGTGCTGCCCGTTTCCCGGACACGGACGTAGACGGACTATAGCAGCTTTATGCTGCTTTCTTCACTGCGTTCTGGGTTGAGTGGTATGCGCGTTCGATGTGTTCTGGGGTGCGGTAGCCGAGAGTTGAGTGGAGTCGCTGCCGGTTGTAGAAGACCTCGATGTACTCGGCGATCGCGGTACGCGCGGCGCGGCGGGTTGGATAGGTATCCCGGTGGACGAGTTCGTTCTTGAGTGTGCCGAAGAACGATTCTGCGGCGGAGTTGTCCCAGTA
This genomic interval carries:
- a CDS encoding TetR/AcrR family transcriptional regulator, whose product is MADVYGQRRLTAKGQATRDRIVAVATDLIARQGVAGTNTDQVRRVAGVSGSQLHHYFGTKQALIRAVITRQADAVGEHGGLPQIGALDSFDALQAWADAAIARQSENDGRGDCTLGTLAAELSISDEQSRATLCDGFLRWKDLLHNGLQRMQTRGELRPDADIEQLAYALLAALQGGTLLAQTLRDTIPLQSAMNAALAYIRSHANT
- a CDS encoding NADP-dependent oxidoreductase, translated to MKAIVVTDQAAGTAGMRLVERPEPSAAINDVVVEVHASGFVPTEMAWPSTWTDRVDRDRTPSIPGHELAGVVTALGYGTTGLSVGQRVFGLSDWHRDGTLAQYVAVEARNLAPLPGDIDFTVGASLPISGLTAWQGLFEHGRLQAGQSVLVHGAAGAVGTMVTQLAREFGAYVIGTGRAADRQKALDFGAQEFVDLENDALEDVGGVDLVFDVIGGDIQKWSAGLVRAGGTLVSVVGPPEARPADGLAVDFVVESDRAQLGEVVQRVRDGRLRTNIGNVATIDNAVAALSPTERRKGKTIINLRP
- a CDS encoding VOC family protein; translated protein: MTIHRMDHAGVVVEDLPAAIAFFVELGLELEGETAVEGEWVDQLVGLEGVRADMAVVRTPDGHGRVELSTFHSPVATSTAPRAPLNTPGIPRLTFVVDAVDDVLARLRAHGAELVGEVAQYEDYCRYCYVRGPEGIIIGLVEELD